A segment of the Fusarium musae strain F31 chromosome 2, whole genome shotgun sequence genome:
AAGCTCctgggttttctttcctcccctagtgTGGTCACCAGATGCCAAAGCATTGTTGACAATTTGCCTCTTCTAGTAAGTGGGCACATGCATGAATCTAAAGAAGCGGCTAAAACTCGGGTGGAGAAGATCGCCTCCCAACCTAGGAAAGCTTCGTCAAGGAGTGTAATTTTGCGACCACCCATCATCTACTTTCAACTCTCCATGCGCAACGATAACGCCTCGAGCGCCCCTTGTCCTCTCGAACCGGGATGAAGCTGCGAATGCCATAATCCAAAATGTCTGACGCGGATTTCGAGaccatcaagaagctccagcaGGAGCGAAATGCTGCCTCTTCTGGTAACAAGGGTTCGCGAACCTTTGATGCCACAAATCAGCGAGTCGACGATACTAAGCAGAAGTTGACCGACAGCGCCGACAGTACTCTCTACGATCGCGATGGAGCTGATAGATTTTCCGGGTATCACACCTCGCTACCGATGggtgacgacgatgaagacatgGGCGATGGTGACGACACGCGACGGCTAGTTGGCCAGTATACAGCATCGCGagagatgattgatgaatTCGCTCGTGGAGGCGGcgtggaggaagatgatatCCTTGCTGGGAAAGGCGAGAAGAGTGGTAGAATTGTCGACCGTGAGACAGATTATCAAAAGCGTCGATTCAACCGCGCCCTCACTCCTACACGCGCCGATCCCTTTGCCGAGGACCGCCAGGCTAGCGCTTCTGAAAATGGCACCAGTTACCGCGAGATTATGGAGGCTCGTGAACTGGAAAGGGAGGAGCAGCGCGTTTTGCAAGCCATCAAAGCGAAGCAGGAGGGCAagattggtgatgatggcgatgcaCGGCCCATGCTAACAGATGGTAATGTCGAGACTGATACTACCGAGGCTTCTTCGACCGCTCGGAAGCGCAAGAAGCGATGGGATGTGTCGTCGGCACCCGCCGAGGATGATACGGCAGAGGCCGGCGAAGCAGCGAAGCCCAAACGTTCACGATGGGATCAAGCTCCCGCACCTGGAGCAGAGGTTTCTAAGAAGCGTTCGCGATGGGATCAGGCCCCTTCTGCTACACCAATGGGCAACACAGGGCTAGCTACTCCTGCGCACCCATCATCCGCACCTACTCTGCCAACAACTTTTGGTACCGACATTGGTCGAAACATGCCTCTCAGCGACGAGGAACTCGACCTCCTCCTACCTGGTGAAAGCGAGGGTTACAAGATCCTTGATCCTCCCCCTGGCTACGAACCTGTCCGCGCTCCAGCACACAAGCTCATTGCCACCCCTGCTCCCCAATCAGGCTTCATGATGCAGGATCCCGAACAAGTACGCTTCAGTGGAAAGCCAATGCCTGCAGAGATTCCCGGAGTAGGCGACCTACAGTTCTTCAAGGCCGAGGACATGGCGTATTTCGGAAAGCTCACCGACGGTTCTGACGAGAATGCTCTAACGGTCGAAGAGctgaaggagaggaagatCATGAGGCTTCTgttgaagatcaagaacggTACCCCCCCCATGAGGAAGACTGCTCTTCGCCAGATTACCGACAATGCCAGGCAATTCGGAGCTGGTCCTCTATTTGACCAAATCCTGCCCCTACTCATGGAGAAGACGTTGGAGGACCAAGAACGCCATTTGCTGGTGAAAGTTATTGACCGAATTCTCTACAAGCTCGACGATCTTGTACGCCCCTACGTCCACAAGATCCTGGTCGTCATCGAGCCTTTGCTCATCGACCAAGACTACTATGCGAGAGTGGAGGGACGTGAAATCATCTCTAATCTGAGCAAGGCTGCTGGCCTTGCTACCATGATCAGCACTATGCGACCTGATATTGACCACGTCGATGAATACGTCCGGAACACAACAGCACGAGCCTTTGCAGTGGTAGCGTCAGCTCTTGGCATACCTGCTTTGCTACCCTTCCTCAGGGCTGTCTGCAGAAGCAAGAAGTCATGGCAAGCCCGTCACACGGGCGTGAAGATTGTTCAGCAAATTCCTATTCTAATgggctgtgctgtgcttcCTCAcctcaagggtcttgttGAGTGTATTGGGCCTAACCTCAACGATGAACAGACAAAGGTCAGGACAGTCACCAGTCTGGCCATTGCCGCATTGGCCGAGGCCTCTAACCCTTATGGTATCGAGAGCTTCGATGACATCCTTAACCCTCTATGGACGGGCGCCCGCAAGCAGCGAGGCAAAGGTCTCGCGGGTTTCCTCAAGGCTGTTGGATACATCATTCCCCTGATGGATGAGGAGTATGCCAACTACTATACCAGCCAAATCATGGAGATCCTGCTTCGCGAATTTTCGTCACCCGACGAAGAAATGAAGAAGGTGGTTCTCAAGGTTGTCTCTCAGTGCGCTGGGACGGATGGTGTCACTGCAGGATACCTGAAGGAACACGTTTTGGACGAGTTTTTTAAGAGCTTCTGGGTACGAAGGATGGCCTTGGATAAGCGAAATTATCGACAAGTCGTGGAAACAACTGTCGACATCGGCCAAAAGGTTGGAGTCAGCGAAATCGTTGAGAGGATCGTAAACAACCTCAAAGACGAGAGCGAACCATACCGAAAAATGACTGTCGAAACAGTGGAGAAGATCGTTGCAAGCTTGGGTGCAGCAGATATCGGCGAGCGCCTAGAGGAGCGGCTTGTTGACGGTATCCTTCACGCGTTCCAGGAGCAGAGCGTTGAAGACATTATCATGCTTAACGGCTTTGGTTCTGTTGTCAATGCCCTGGGAACCCGCTGCAAGCCCTACATCCCTCAAATCGTCAGTACTATTTTATGGCGACTCAACAACAAATCGGCAACGGTTCGACAACAGGCCGCAGATCTGATCTCTCGAATTGCTATGGTTATGAAGCAGTGTGGCGAGGACGCCCTCATGGGtaagcttggtgttgtgcTCTACGAGTATCTGGGCGAAGAGTATCCCGAAGTTCTCGGATCTATCTTGGGTGCTTTACGGTCCATCGTCACAGTTGTTGGTATTGCGCAGATGCAACCACCCATCAAGGAGCTGCTCCCACGACTGACCCCTATCCTGCGAAACCGCCACGAAAAGGTTCAGGAGAATACGATTGATCTTGTCGGCCGTATCGCGGATCGCGGACCTGAGAGCGTCAATGCCCGAGAATGGATGCGAATTTGCTTTGAGTTGCTCGATATGCTCAAGGCTCACAAGAAGGGCATTCGACGAGCTGCGAACAATACGTTTGGTTTCATTGCCAAAGCTATTGGTCCTCAGGATGTGTTGGCAACTCTGTTGAACAATCTTCGAGTGCAGGAGCGTCAGTCCCGTGTTAACACGGCTGTTGCCATTGGTATCGTGGCCGAAACTTGTGCTCCTTTCACAGTTCTCCCTGCGCTCATGAACGAATACCGTGTCCCAGAGCTCAACGTGCAGAATGGTGTGCTCAAGTCACTTTCCTTCCTTTTCGAGTATATTGGCGAGATGGCAAAGGACTACGTTTACGCCGTGACTCCCTTGCTGGAAGACGCTCTCATCGACCGTGATCAGGTCCACCGTCAAACAGCAGCTTCCGTCGTCAAGCATATTGCCTTAGGCGTGGTTGGTCTTGGATGCGAGGACGCTATGGTgcatctcctcaaccttctgtACCCAAATCTATTCGAGACTAGCCCACATGTCATCGATCGTATCGTGGAGGCCATTGAGGCCATTCGAATGGCAGTCGGGCCAGGCCTGGTGCTCAACTACGTCTGGGCGGGCCTGTTCCATCCGGCGAGAAAAGTCAGAACTCCATACTGGCGCTTGTACAACGATGCATACGTTCAGGGGGCTGACGCGATGGTGCCATATTACCCAAatcttgatgaagacaagatGGATAGACCGGAGCTGGCGATTGTGCTGTGAGAATTTGTATAGGCAGGGAAGATTGGCTTCACGAGGATACTTCTATTGGTGATAGCAGGGGTTTATTCCAAggacttttcttttcttttcttgcgTTAGGTATGGATGGATTTAGGGAGGCTAGCATGTAATCCGGAATGCTGTAAGTTGGAAGGGGGCCATTGCATGCGTCAGGGCGTTCTGATAGATAATAAAAACGGCTTCAATGTTTCGAATGTCTGGTTGCATTGCACCGAGTGCTAATCTCCTGTCGTCATAACCACGTGAACGATGTCGACTTGCTTCCCGACCCCTTTTACCTAACAATGATCTGAGTGTTGACCGCTTGCTGGGTCAATGAACGGATGATTTGCCAAGACTGGTGTAGCACTCATTTCAATTCTcatctcacctcacctcacagCGGAGCCTCCGACTTCGCATGTTTGTTACAGCTACAGGGATGAAGCAGAGTTTTGGGGTCCTTCAACCGAGCTGGTGGTTTCACCTCATTAACAAGAGCGACGATCATCCAAAGGCAGCAGTTTAGCTAGGCCTGAGCTTGGCGGCGATTTATTGACAGTCTTCTCACCAAGGGATTCTCCATAAGTCAGCAGCCGAAAGTAACATTGGCGAATTGAGCATGTTACCTTTCAGGTCGCCATGAATCTCAGCCGGACGCTAGGGCCTGAAAGATCCCCAAAGCTATGGAAGGCTGGCTTGTATTGGCTATCCATACCAACGACTTTGTCTGTACCTACACCGTACAGAGTACGTGTGATGACTTCAACAGAGCAGACAGAGCACGACGTATCATCGGACTGATAGGATAGGCCATCATGCACGGATGGAACCATTTGCACTTCTTCGGTAGTCAACGCCCGGACCCGCGGCTCATCCACACTCCAAGAGGAACTTTTGAGCAAGAGTCCGGCAGATGCAGAGTTCAATCCATAAGGATCCCCCCATCTTCCTGTCGTCTTCGCCTTGAGTCAGGGGGAGAGGGGAAGGAGAAGGGGCCCGTGCCGCCC
Coding sequences within it:
- the PRP10 gene encoding U2 snRNP component prp10 (EggNog:ENOG41~BUSCO:EOG092608T8), with the translated sequence MSDADFETIKKLQQERNAASSGNKGSRTFDATNQRVDDTKQKLTDSADSTLYDRDGADRFSGYHTSLPMGDDDEDMGDGDDTRRLVGQYTASREMIDEFARGGGVEEDDILAGKGEKSGRIVDRETDYQKRRFNRALTPTRADPFAEDRQASASENGTSYREIMEARELEREEQRVLQAIKAKQEGKIGDDGDARPMLTDGNVETDTTEASSTARKRKKRWDVSSAPAEDDTAEAGEAAKPKRSRWDQAPAPGAEVSKKRSRWDQAPSATPMGNTGLATPAHPSSAPTLPTTFGTDIGRNMPLSDEELDLLLPGESEGYKILDPPPGYEPVRAPAHKLIATPAPQSGFMMQDPEQVRFSGKPMPAEIPGVGDLQFFKAEDMAYFGKLTDGSDENALTVEELKERKIMRLLLKIKNGTPPMRKTALRQITDNARQFGAGPLFDQILPLLMEKTLEDQERHLLVKVIDRILYKLDDLVRPYVHKILVVIEPLLIDQDYYARVEGREIISNLSKAAGLATMISTMRPDIDHVDEYVRNTTARAFAVVASALGIPALLPFLRAVCRSKKSWQARHTGVKIVQQIPILMGCAVLPHLKGLVECIGPNLNDEQTKVRTVTSLAIAALAEASNPYGIESFDDILNPLWTGARKQRGKGLAGFLKAVGYIIPLMDEEYANYYTSQIMEILLREFSSPDEEMKKVVLKVVSQCAGTDGVTAGYLKEHVLDEFFKSFWVRRMALDKRNYRQVVETTVDIGQKVGVSEIVERIVNNLKDESEPYRKMTVETVEKIVASLGAADIGERLEERLVDGILHAFQEQSVEDIIMLNGFGSVVNALGTRCKPYIPQIVSTILWRLNNKSATVRQQAADLISRIAMVMKQCGEDALMGKLGVVLYEYLGEEYPEVLGSILGALRSIVTVVGIAQMQPPIKELLPRLTPILRNRHEKVQENTIDLVGRIADRGPESVNAREWMRICFELLDMLKAHKKGIRRAANNTFGFIAKAIGPQDVLATLLNNLRVQERQSRVNTAVAIGIVAETCAPFTVLPALMNEYRVPELNVQNGVLKSLSFLFEYIGEMAKDYVYAVTPLLEDALIDRDQVHRQTAASVVKHIALGVVGLGCEDAMVHLLNLLYPNLFETSPHVIDRIVEAIEAIRMAVGPGLVLNYVWAGLFHPARKVRTPYWRLYNDAYVQGADAMVPYYPNLDEDKMDRPELAIVL